In Candidatus Eisenbacteria bacterium, a single window of DNA contains:
- a CDS encoding regulatory protein RecX produces the protein MSEPYDRVREAALRVLERRRRTRAEVETKLREKGFEPADITAVCDRLEEVNLLDDLEYARLYLKGRGSRPRGTRLLMQELRMKGVPEPLARQALEELEGEERGAAELERAVSLVRQSARKVAGLPPREARQKLYQVLARRGFGLDVIEAAIREALAP, from the coding sequence ATGTCCGAACCCTACGATCGCGTCCGCGAGGCCGCCCTGCGCGTCCTGGAGCGCCGCCGCCGCACCCGCGCCGAGGTGGAGACCAAGCTCCGCGAGAAGGGCTTCGAGCCCGCCGACATCACTGCCGTGTGCGACCGGCTCGAGGAAGTGAATCTCCTCGACGACCTGGAGTACGCGCGCCTCTACCTCAAGGGCCGAGGAAGCCGCCCCCGCGGCACCCGCCTGCTGATGCAGGAACTCCGGATGAAGGGTGTCCCCGAGCCCCTGGCCCGCCAGGCCCTCGAGGAGCTGGAAGGCGAAGAGCGCGGCGCCGCCGAACTGGAGCGCGCCGTGTCCCTGGTCCGCCAGTCCGCCCGGAAGGTAGCCGGCCTCCCGCCCCGCGAAGCCCGCCAGAAGCTCTACCAGGTTCTCGCCCGCCGCGGCTTCGGGCTGGACGTCATCGAAGCCGCCATCCGGGAAGCCCTGGCCCCGTAG
- a CDS encoding GNAT family N-acetyltransferase produces the protein MSDDDLRPAEARDRATLEAWFRAAPVEHCFLLTQLENHGLVGFHVLGDPPVAGAYVRTGRLLVPFGPRTGGRELARSLAGADIELRYVVGPLELVDEFWAGIRDQVPEPTWLRRNRLYAMESKDLLPATPPAQGRLRASELGDLPWLARASSSMDREDRGVDPLEEDPVGLERYIMWLVHEGLVFVWEEGGRLLFKAQAACLNRRAALVEGVYTVPEARGRGVGTHAMRALCRGLLGRAPLLTLYVNEANTPAVRLYETVGFRHVGHYRSVLFSRQVAVKG, from the coding sequence ATGAGCGACGACGATTTGCGCCCCGCGGAGGCGCGGGACCGGGCCACTCTGGAGGCCTGGTTCCGGGCCGCGCCCGTCGAGCACTGCTTCCTGCTGACGCAGCTGGAGAATCACGGCCTCGTGGGCTTTCACGTCCTGGGAGACCCACCGGTCGCCGGGGCCTACGTCCGGACCGGGCGCCTGCTGGTGCCCTTTGGCCCGCGGACCGGAGGCAGGGAACTGGCCCGTTCGCTGGCCGGCGCGGACATCGAGCTCCGCTACGTGGTCGGACCGCTCGAACTGGTGGACGAGTTCTGGGCCGGGATCCGCGACCAGGTGCCTGAGCCGACGTGGCTGCGTCGAAACCGTCTCTACGCGATGGAATCGAAGGACCTCCTGCCCGCGACGCCTCCGGCCCAGGGCCGGCTGCGTGCCAGCGAGCTGGGGGATCTGCCGTGGCTGGCGCGCGCCTCCTCCAGCATGGATCGCGAGGACCGCGGGGTGGACCCGCTCGAGGAGGACCCCGTGGGGCTCGAGCGCTACATCATGTGGCTGGTGCACGAGGGGCTGGTGTTCGTCTGGGAGGAGGGGGGCCGACTGCTGTTCAAGGCGCAGGCCGCCTGCCTGAACCGCCGCGCGGCGCTGGTGGAGGGCGTGTACACCGTGCCGGAGGCGAGGGGCCGCGGCGTGGGCACCCACGCCATGCGCGCGCTGTGCCGCGGGCTCCTGGGGCGCGCGCCGCTGCTCACGCTGTACGTCAACGAGGCCAACACGCCGGCCGTGCGGCTCTACGAGACCGTGGGCTTCCGGCACGTGGGCCATTACCGTTCGGTGCTCTTCTCCCGCCAGGTGGCGGTGAAGGGCTGA
- the alaS gene encoding alanine--tRNA ligase — MKETSQQLRTQFLDFFRARGHAHVPSSPLVPLGDPTLLFTTAGMVQFKPLYTAEGSLPYTRATSVQKCLRLTDLERVGRTPRHDTFFEMLGNFSFGDYFKAEAIEWAWEFCLKVLDLPRDRLHASVFNGEGGFPEDDEARQLWKKIGLPESRIVALGRADNFWGPAGGAGPCGPCSEIYYDLGPDTPGACGRAECAPGCECPRYMEFWNLVFPQYDAAPDGTLNPLRNRGIDTGMGLERLALLVQGKRSIFETDLFSPLVDRVAEIAKLSTQARREHATDLYVIADHLRALCFALAEGTMPGNEGRGYVLRRLLRRAARRGRGLGLDQAWLAGAVDTVVREFGGFYPEIQSGGGRIAAVLTREEESFAATFESGMGRLEKLMQDAARTKSAVLPGAEVFVLHDTYGFPLDFTEEIAEERGFTVDQAGFQKAMEEQRERSREAGAFDSRQEDLAAHPWQELTQGTDSEFLGYESMEASGLSGRRWRAGGAEQAPEDLELVLDRTPFYAESGGQVTDTGWLEASPGGPVARVLSVFKEGESIIHRLTVAPAKGLSWQGKGEGRAAHAGLALAGRDAFLRAAAGGELSASVDATRARTRRNHTATHLLHAALRTVLGTHVRQAGSMVSPERLRFDYTHFEAARPAQLQAIEDMVNAWVLEDLPVVTEVKPLEEARAAGAMALFGEKYGATVRMVRVAGSGGREDVSRELCGGTHVSRTGEIGMFLLAAEAGIASGTRRIEALTGEGALEHVRARGRLLQELAHRLNTREDQVAARVEALREEIDSLKKREQERQKKAAMAGADSAPAGRQGAVNGREWRVLKVEADSVNLLREVGDRTREGMKSGCALVASEVSGKLSIVAVVTDDLVGAGLRADVLVNEIAAAAGGKGGGKPHQALAGVKDPGQWGLIEDKAREVLERELQRLGA; from the coding sequence GTGAAAGAGACCTCGCAGCAGCTCCGCACGCAATTCCTCGACTTCTTCCGCGCGCGTGGCCACGCCCACGTGCCCAGCTCGCCCCTGGTGCCGCTCGGCGATCCCACGCTGCTGTTCACCACGGCGGGGATGGTGCAGTTCAAGCCGCTGTACACCGCCGAGGGCTCGCTGCCCTACACCCGCGCCACCTCGGTGCAGAAGTGCCTCCGACTGACCGACCTCGAGCGGGTGGGCCGGACACCGCGCCACGACACCTTCTTCGAGATGCTGGGCAACTTCTCCTTCGGCGATTACTTCAAGGCCGAAGCCATCGAGTGGGCCTGGGAGTTCTGCCTCAAGGTGCTGGACCTGCCCCGGGACCGGCTGCACGCTTCGGTGTTCAACGGCGAAGGCGGCTTCCCCGAGGACGACGAGGCGCGCCAGCTGTGGAAGAAGATCGGACTGCCGGAATCGCGCATCGTGGCGCTGGGGCGAGCGGACAACTTCTGGGGGCCCGCCGGCGGCGCCGGGCCGTGCGGCCCGTGCTCCGAGATCTACTACGACCTGGGCCCGGACACCCCGGGCGCGTGCGGCCGGGCGGAGTGCGCCCCCGGCTGCGAGTGCCCGCGCTACATGGAATTCTGGAACCTGGTGTTCCCGCAGTACGACGCCGCGCCCGACGGCACGCTGAACCCGCTGCGCAACCGCGGCATCGACACCGGCATGGGCCTGGAGCGCCTGGCGCTGCTGGTGCAGGGGAAGCGGAGCATCTTCGAGACGGACCTGTTTTCCCCGCTGGTGGACCGCGTGGCGGAGATCGCGAAACTTTCCACGCAGGCCCGCCGCGAGCACGCCACGGACCTCTACGTCATCGCCGATCACCTTCGGGCACTGTGCTTCGCGCTGGCGGAGGGCACCATGCCCGGCAACGAGGGCCGCGGCTACGTGCTGCGGCGGCTGCTGCGCCGCGCCGCGAGGCGCGGGCGCGGGCTGGGCCTGGATCAGGCGTGGCTGGCCGGCGCGGTGGACACGGTGGTGCGCGAATTCGGCGGGTTCTACCCCGAGATCCAATCCGGGGGCGGGCGCATCGCCGCCGTGCTGACACGCGAGGAGGAGAGCTTCGCCGCCACGTTCGAATCCGGGATGGGCCGGCTCGAGAAGCTCATGCAGGACGCCGCCCGCACGAAGAGTGCGGTGCTGCCCGGCGCCGAGGTGTTCGTGCTGCACGACACCTACGGGTTCCCGCTCGACTTCACCGAGGAGATCGCCGAGGAGCGCGGCTTCACGGTGGACCAGGCAGGCTTTCAGAAGGCCATGGAGGAGCAGCGCGAGCGCTCCCGGGAGGCGGGCGCGTTCGATTCGCGCCAGGAGGACCTGGCGGCGCACCCGTGGCAGGAGCTGACGCAGGGAACGGATTCGGAGTTCCTGGGGTACGAGTCGATGGAGGCTTCGGGTCTTTCCGGGCGCCGGTGGCGCGCGGGGGGAGCGGAGCAGGCCCCGGAAGACCTCGAGCTGGTGCTGGACCGCACGCCCTTCTACGCCGAGTCCGGGGGACAGGTCACGGACACCGGCTGGCTGGAGGCGAGCCCGGGCGGTCCCGTCGCCCGCGTGCTGTCGGTGTTCAAGGAGGGGGAGAGCATCATCCACCGGCTGACCGTGGCGCCGGCGAAGGGGCTGTCGTGGCAGGGAAAGGGTGAGGGCCGCGCTGCCCACGCCGGGCTGGCCCTTGCCGGCCGGGACGCCTTCCTTCGCGCGGCCGCCGGCGGGGAGCTCTCCGCCAGCGTGGATGCCACCCGCGCCCGCACCCGCCGCAACCACACCGCCACGCACCTGCTTCACGCGGCGCTGCGCACGGTGCTGGGCACGCACGTGCGGCAGGCGGGCTCGATGGTATCCCCGGAGCGGCTGCGCTTCGACTACACGCACTTTGAGGCCGCCCGGCCCGCGCAGTTGCAGGCCATCGAGGACATGGTGAACGCGTGGGTCCTGGAGGACCTGCCGGTGGTGACCGAGGTGAAGCCGCTGGAGGAGGCCCGCGCGGCCGGCGCCATGGCGCTCTTCGGCGAGAAGTACGGGGCCACGGTGCGCATGGTGCGGGTGGCCGGCTCCGGGGGGCGGGAGGACGTTTCGCGCGAGCTGTGCGGCGGCACGCACGTCTCGCGCACCGGCGAGATCGGCATGTTCCTGCTGGCCGCGGAGGCCGGCATCGCCAGCGGCACGCGGCGCATCGAGGCGCTCACCGGGGAGGGCGCCCTGGAGCACGTGCGCGCCCGGGGGCGGCTATTACAGGAATTGGCGCACCGGCTCAACACCCGCGAGGACCAGGTGGCGGCGCGGGTGGAGGCGCTGCGCGAGGAGATCGACAGCCTCAAGAAGCGCGAGCAGGAGCGGCAGAAGAAGGCGGCCATGGCCGGGGCCGACTCGGCGCCCGCGGGGCGGCAGGGCGCGGTGAACGGCCGCGAATGGCGGGTGCTGAAGGTGGAGGCCGACTCGGTGAACCTGCTGCGCGAGGTGGGCGACCGCACCCGCGAGGGCATGAAGAGCGGCTGCGCGCTGGTGGCCTCCGAGGTGTCCGGCAAGCTCTCGATCGTGGCCGTGGTGACCGACGACCTCGTCGGCGCGGGGCTGCGCGCGGACGTGCTGGTGAACGAGATCGCGGCGGCGGCGGGCGGCAAGGGCGGCGGCAAGCCCCACCAGGCGCTGGCCGGGGTGAAGGACCCCGGGCAGTGGGGGCTCATCGAGGACAAGGCGCGCGAAGTCCTGGAGCGCGAACTCCAACGGCTGGGGGCCTGA